Proteins from a single region of Desulfolutivibrio sulfoxidireducens:
- a CDS encoding argininosuccinate synthase, translating to MSDIKKVVLAYSGGLDTSVILKWIKKHYDCEVVTLTADLGQEEELDGLEEKALRTGASKAFILDLREEFARDFIFPMLRACAVYEGRYLLGTSIARPLIAKAQVDVARAEDAQAIAHGATGKGNDQVRFELTANVLDPRLKVIAPWREWDFRSRSDLIAFAHENGIPVPSDKGPSYSMDRNLMHLSFEGQELEDPWNEPGPDSHLLCVPIEKAPDKPEIVTIDFEKGDPVAVNGQALSPAALIKALNTLGGTHGIGRLDMVENRYVGMKSRGVYETPGCTILHAAHRDLEGICMDREVLHMRDQLIPRYAEMVYYGYWFSPERKALQALMDQAQDRVTGTVRLKLYKGNVVPLGRKSPLSLYNANLATFEEDEVYNQADATGFIRLAGLRLRGLGR from the coding sequence ATGAGCGACATCAAAAAAGTGGTCCTGGCCTATTCCGGCGGCCTGGACACCTCGGTCATCCTCAAATGGATCAAAAAACACTACGACTGCGAGGTCGTGACCCTGACCGCCGACCTGGGCCAGGAAGAGGAACTCGACGGCCTGGAGGAAAAGGCCCTGCGCACCGGCGCCTCCAAGGCCTTCATCCTCGATTTGCGCGAGGAGTTCGCCAGGGATTTCATCTTTCCCATGCTGCGGGCCTGCGCTGTCTACGAGGGCCGCTACCTGCTCGGCACCTCCATCGCCCGGCCGCTCATCGCCAAGGCCCAGGTGGACGTCGCCCGCGCCGAGGACGCCCAGGCCATCGCCCACGGGGCCACGGGCAAGGGCAACGACCAGGTGCGCTTCGAACTCACGGCCAATGTCCTGGATCCGCGCCTCAAAGTCATCGCCCCCTGGCGCGAATGGGACTTCCGCTCCCGTTCGGACCTCATCGCCTTCGCCCATGAAAACGGCATTCCCGTGCCCTCCGACAAGGGACCGTCCTACAGCATGGACCGCAATCTCATGCACTTAAGCTTCGAGGGCCAGGAGCTGGAAGACCCCTGGAACGAGCCAGGCCCCGACAGTCACCTCCTGTGCGTGCCCATCGAAAAGGCCCCGGACAAACCCGAGATCGTGACCATCGACTTCGAAAAGGGCGATCCCGTGGCCGTAAACGGCCAAGCCCTTTCCCCGGCGGCGCTCATCAAGGCCCTCAACACCCTTGGCGGCACACACGGCATCGGCCGTCTGGATATGGTCGAGAACCGCTACGTGGGCATGAAGTCGCGCGGGGTCTACGAGACCCCCGGCTGCACCATCCTGCACGCCGCCCACCGCGACCTGGAAGGCATCTGCATGGACCGCGAGGTCCTGCATATGCGCGACCAGCTCATCCCGCGCTACGCCGAAATGGTCTACTACGGCTACTGGTTCTCCCCGGAACGCAAGGCTCTCCAAGCCCTGATGGATCAGGCCCAGGATCGCGTCACCGGAACCGTGCGCCTGAAACTCTACAAGGGCAACGTCGTTCCCTTGGGACGCAAGTCGCCTCTGTCGCTCTATAACGCCAACCTGGCTACTTTCGAGGAAGACGAGGTCTACAACCAGGCCGACGCCACAGGGTTCATCCGGCTGGCCGGATTGCGCCTGCGAGGCCTGGGAAGATAA
- the argH gene encoding argininosuccinate lyase encodes MVAKPWGGRFGQGTDALVEAYTESVSFDRRLWRQDIAGSKAHARMLARQGILTGEEAESLVRGLEAVAAEIAAGTFVWKAELEDVHMNIEARLTEIIGPLGGKLHTGRSRNDQVALDFRLYVDAALGEWGECLRGLVAVLVERAEEHAGTLLPGCTHMQPAQPVSLAQHLLAYAAMFRRDFERVADAKKRVRVSPLGAAALAGTTYPLDPLFTASEVGFETAFSNSMDAVSDRDFAAEGLFCASLIMMHLSRLCEEIVLWANPAFGFVALPDAFATGSSIMPQKKNPDVAELMRGRTGRVYGSLVSLLTVLKALPLAYNRDMQEDKEPFFDADDTVRASLRIMAEMLRVLGFRVERMRAALAAGFLNATELADYLAARGLPFREAHHVAGRAVALAESRGRGIEALTLAELRELSGLVDEDVFETLAYETAVARRGVRGGTGPESVSAQLAELRQWLTRP; translated from the coding sequence ATGGTCGCGAAACCGTGGGGTGGGCGGTTTGGGCAGGGTACGGATGCGCTGGTCGAGGCGTATACGGAGTCTGTTTCTTTTGACCGTCGCTTGTGGCGGCAGGACATCGCCGGCTCCAAGGCCCATGCCCGCATGCTGGCGCGGCAGGGGATTCTGACCGGGGAAGAGGCAGAGAGCCTGGTGCGGGGCCTGGAGGCCGTGGCGGCCGAGATCGCGGCCGGGACGTTCGTGTGGAAGGCGGAGCTTGAAGATGTGCACATGAACATCGAGGCCCGCCTGACTGAGATCATTGGCCCCTTGGGGGGCAAGCTGCACACCGGCCGCAGCCGCAACGACCAGGTGGCCCTGGATTTCCGGTTGTATGTGGATGCGGCCTTGGGGGAGTGGGGCGAGTGTCTGAGGGGGCTGGTCGCGGTTTTGGTCGAGCGGGCCGAAGAGCACGCGGGAACGCTTCTGCCCGGGTGCACCCACATGCAGCCGGCCCAGCCCGTGAGCCTGGCCCAACACCTTCTGGCCTACGCCGCCATGTTCCGTCGCGATTTCGAGCGGGTGGCCGACGCGAAAAAAAGGGTGCGCGTGTCGCCCCTTGGCGCGGCGGCCCTGGCCGGGACCACCTATCCGCTTGATCCGCTTTTCACGGCCTCGGAGGTGGGTTTCGAGACCGCCTTTTCCAACAGCATGGATGCCGTGTCGGACCGGGACTTCGCGGCCGAGGGGCTTTTTTGCGCCAGCCTGATCATGATGCACCTCAGCCGCCTGTGCGAGGAGATCGTCCTGTGGGCCAACCCGGCCTTCGGCTTCGTGGCCCTGCCCGACGCCTTCGCCACCGGGTCGAGCATCATGCCCCAGAAAAAAAATCCCGACGTGGCCGAACTCATGCGCGGCAGGACCGGCCGGGTCTACGGCTCCCTGGTGTCGCTTCTGACCGTGTTAAAGGCCCTGCCCCTGGCCTATAACCGGGACATGCAGGAGGACAAGGAGCCCTTTTTCGACGCCGACGACACGGTGCGGGCCTCGCTTCGGATCATGGCCGAGATGCTTCGGGTCCTGGGATTTCGGGTGGAGCGCATGCGGGCGGCACTGGCCGCCGGGTTTCTTAACGCCACGGAACTGGCCGATTATTTGGCGGCCAGGGGGCTGCCCTTCCGCGAGGCGCACCACGTGGCCGGCCGGGCCGTGGCCCTGGCCGAGTCCCGGGGCCGCGGCATCGAGGCCTTGACTTTGGCCGAGCTTCGGGAATTGTCCGGGCTTGTGGACGAGGACGTCTTTGAAACCCTGGCCTACGAGACGGCCGTGGCCCGGCGCGGGGTGCGCGGCGGCACCGGCCCCGAATCCGTGTCCGCGCAGCTTGCCGAGTTGAGACAATGGCTCACACGACCGTAA
- a CDS encoding sigma 54-interacting transcriptional regulator — protein sequence MAHTTVNLQLSVLSAISGIIDRALDLEGALHDVLRILSETLSMKRATITLKDNTSDMLVIGVSHGLSPEEKARGVYALNEGVTGKIYQTGKPYVVPDIRNEPLFLDKTGARKIEKGRVTFIGVPITLHGKVMGVLNVDRLFGDEVSSEEDVAFLKVVATLIAQFLSINQQVAAKFENLRRENVSLKYQLSRESRGRYIVGKSLSMQEVQRQIEKVAPTRATVLLLGESGTGKTLIGRIIHDLSDRTGFPFIKVNCASIPENLLESELFGYEKGAFTGADATKPGRFEDAHKGTIFLDEIGELPLGLQAKLLRVLQDREFERLGSNKTRHVDVRILAATNKDLGALAEAGTFRPDLYYRLNVFPLRVPPLRDRKEDIQILLIHFLNKVSKEYSRTLSFSTQALSMLTRYDWPGNVREMENLVERLVILAEDEHIGTELIMPFLSGSLRDDGPELTAELETGPSLENMEKTVVIEALRRAGGIQHRAARDLGITPRQMGYRVKKFGLEAMVAVQRAKSRG from the coding sequence ATGGCTCACACGACCGTAAATCTCCAGTTGTCGGTGCTCTCGGCCATAAGTGGCATCATCGACAGGGCCCTGGACCTCGAGGGGGCCCTGCATGACGTCCTGCGCATCCTCTCCGAGACCTTGAGCATGAAGCGGGCCACCATTACGCTGAAGGACAACACCTCGGACATGCTGGTCATCGGCGTGTCCCACGGCCTGTCTCCCGAGGAGAAGGCCCGGGGCGTCTATGCCTTAAACGAGGGGGTCACCGGCAAGATCTACCAGACCGGCAAGCCCTACGTGGTCCCGGATATCCGCAACGAGCCCCTTTTTTTGGACAAGACCGGCGCGCGCAAGATCGAGAAGGGCCGGGTGACGTTTATCGGCGTGCCCATCACCCTGCACGGCAAGGTCATGGGCGTGCTCAATGTGGACCGGCTTTTCGGCGACGAGGTGTCCTCGGAAGAGGATGTGGCCTTTCTCAAGGTGGTGGCCACGCTCATCGCCCAGTTTCTCAGCATCAACCAGCAGGTGGCGGCCAAGTTCGAAAACCTGCGCCGGGAAAACGTTTCGCTGAAGTACCAGCTTTCCCGGGAGTCGCGCGGGCGCTATATCGTGGGCAAGAGCCTGTCCATGCAGGAGGTGCAGCGCCAGATCGAGAAGGTGGCCCCCACCCGGGCCACGGTATTGCTTCTTGGCGAATCCGGCACGGGCAAGACCCTTATCGGGCGCATCATCCACGACCTGTCGGACCGCACGGGCTTTCCCTTCATCAAGGTCAATTGCGCCTCGATCCCGGAGAATCTTCTGGAGTCCGAGCTTTTCGGCTACGAGAAAGGGGCCTTCACCGGCGCGGACGCCACCAAGCCCGGCCGGTTCGAGGACGCCCACAAGGGCACCATCTTTCTCGACGAGATCGGGGAATTGCCGCTCGGGCTTCAGGCCAAGCTTTTGCGCGTGCTCCAGGACCGGGAGTTCGAGCGCCTTGGCAGCAACAAGACCCGGCATGTGGACGTGCGCATCCTGGCCGCCACCAACAAGGACCTGGGAGCCCTGGCCGAGGCCGGGACGTTCCGGCCGGACCTCTATTACCGCCTAAACGTCTTTCCGCTTCGCGTGCCGCCGCTTCGGGACCGCAAGGAGGACATCCAGATCCTTCTGATCCATTTTCTGAACAAGGTGTCCAAGGAGTATTCCCGGACCCTGTCCTTTTCCACCCAGGCCCTGTCCATGCTGACGCGGTACGACTGGCCGGGGAATGTACGCGAGATGGAGAACCTGGTGGAGCGGCTGGTGATTCTGGCCGAGGACGAGCATATCGGCACGGAGCTGATCATGCCCTTTTTGTCCGGGAGCCTGCGTGACGACGGTCCGGAACTGACGGCCGAGCTTGAGACCGGGCCGTCGCTCGAGAACATGGAAAAGACCGTGGTCATCGAGGCCCTGCGCCGGGCCGGGGGCATCCAGCACCGGGCGGCCCGGGATCTGGGGATCACCCCGAGGCAGATGGGGTACCGGGTCAAGAAGTTCGGCCTGGAGGCCATGGTGGCCGTGCAGCGGGCCAAAAGCCGGGGGTAG
- a CDS encoding LysR substrate-binding domain-containing protein, translating into MELRDCRYFLAVAEELHFSRAAARLGMAQPPLSQRIRALEAELGARLFTRTSRSVRLTPAGEAFQREARSLLAQADKAGTTARRVAMGMAGRLAVGFVNPAMDAFLAVALVQFRSVAQDVELDLREMTTRMQTEALSRGEIDVGFVRHVGRKIPGITCTVVSREPYILAVPVGHPLARIPRVPLSRLHGTAMVLPPRSHLPALAEAMAAAFAKAGATPVATAEAVSKFTTLSLVAGGLGVALLPASVRVWKRMGVLYRDIDGELPAVELAAAVPATHDNAAAKRLVDLIRQAHGEPRGKRPVAGPA; encoded by the coding sequence ATGGAATTGAGGGATTGCCGGTATTTCCTGGCCGTGGCCGAGGAACTGCACTTCAGCCGGGCCGCGGCGCGCCTGGGCATGGCCCAGCCGCCGTTGAGCCAGCGTATCCGGGCCTTGGAAGCGGAACTTGGCGCGCGGCTTTTCACGCGCACCAGCCGTTCGGTGCGCCTGACGCCCGCGGGAGAGGCCTTTCAGCGCGAGGCAAGATCGCTTCTGGCCCAGGCCGACAAGGCCGGCACGACCGCCCGCCGCGTGGCCATGGGCATGGCCGGTAGGCTGGCGGTGGGCTTCGTCAACCCGGCCATGGACGCCTTTCTGGCCGTCGCCCTGGTCCAATTCCGGAGCGTTGCCCAGGACGTGGAGCTGGATCTGCGGGAAATGACCACCAGGATGCAGACGGAGGCCTTGTCCAGAGGGGAAATCGATGTGGGATTCGTGCGACATGTGGGGCGGAAGATTCCGGGAATCACATGCACCGTCGTCTCCCGCGAACCGTACATCCTGGCCGTCCCGGTCGGGCATCCCCTGGCCCGGATCCCACGTGTGCCCCTAAGCCGCCTTCACGGCACGGCCATGGTCCTGCCCCCGCGCTCTCACCTTCCGGCCCTGGCCGAGGCCATGGCCGCCGCCTTTGCCAAGGCCGGAGCGACTCCTGTCGCCACGGCCGAGGCCGTCTCGAAGTTCACCACCCTGTCCCTTGTGGCCGGAGGCCTGGGGGTGGCCCTGCTCCCCGCCTCGGTGCGGGTATGGAAACGCATGGGCGTGCTCTACAGGGACATTGACGGCGAATTGCCGGCTGTGGAACTTGCCGCCGCCGTTCCCGCGACCCACGATAACGCCGCCGCGAAACGGCTCGTGGACCTGATCCGGCAGGCCCACGGGGAGCCCAGGGGAAAACGCCCCGTTGCGGGGCCTGCCTGA
- a CDS encoding carboxymuconolactone decarboxylase family protein, which yields MNERYRKGWAALTALAPEKAQAVLDSLADIAPDMGRFIVEFGYGDIFTRPGLDPASRQVATIAALTALGNAAPQLRFHIEAGLAAGLSPEAVVEVLFVATVFAGFPAGLNAITVAREAFAAKGVKVPPVKIDGREADDRRRRGIEALAVTSKNAGQKVLDSLADIAPDFAGFILDFSYGDVISRPILTPAHKEIAMIAAATARGTMEPQLRVHIKAARAVGLTREQIVEVIIQMAVYAGFPAALNALSATRAAWREMGE from the coding sequence ATGAACGAACGCTATAGAAAGGGATGGGCGGCCCTGACCGCCCTGGCCCCGGAAAAGGCCCAGGCCGTGCTGGATTCCCTGGCCGACATCGCCCCGGACATGGGACGGTTCATCGTGGAGTTCGGCTACGGGGACATCTTTACCCGGCCCGGACTCGATCCGGCCTCGCGCCAGGTCGCGACCATCGCCGCCTTGACGGCCCTTGGCAACGCCGCGCCGCAACTGCGCTTTCATATCGAGGCCGGGCTTGCCGCCGGACTTTCGCCCGAGGCCGTCGTGGAGGTCCTCTTTGTCGCCACCGTCTTCGCCGGATTTCCTGCCGGGCTCAACGCCATAACCGTGGCCCGGGAGGCCTTCGCGGCCAAGGGGGTGAAGGTCCCGCCGGTCAAGATCGATGGCCGGGAGGCGGATGATCGGCGCAGGCGGGGCATCGAGGCCCTGGCCGTGACCAGCAAAAACGCGGGGCAAAAGGTTCTGGACTCCCTGGCGGATATCGCCCCTGATTTCGCCGGGTTCATTCTCGATTTTTCTTATGGCGACGTCATCTCGCGGCCCATCCTGACGCCGGCGCACAAGGAGATCGCCATGATCGCGGCGGCCACGGCCCGGGGGACCATGGAGCCGCAGCTTAGGGTGCACATCAAGGCGGCCCGGGCCGTGGGCCTGACCCGGGAGCAGATCGTCGAGGTCATCATCCAGATGGCGGTCTACGCCGGTTTTCCGGCCGCGCTCAACGCCCTGTCCGCAACCAGGGCGGCCTGGCGCGAAATGGGGGAGTGA